In Sulfuricurvum sp., the sequence CACTTATCGGTTCCACTGCTTCCGGAAAAAGTGATCTTGCTCTTGAGCTTGCACTGAACTATAATGCTCTTATATTATCGATCGATTCACTCAGTATTTACAAAGAGATTAATATCGCTTCGGCTAAACCCTCTTCCGAGGAGCTCAGTCTTGTTGAGCATTTCGGTATCGATCTCTTATACCCTTATGAGAATGCCAGTGTCATTACCTTTATCGACGAATACAACCGTATTCGAGACAAGGCATTAGAAGACGAAAAAAACCTCATCATCGTAGGCGGAAGCAGCTTTTATCTAAAAAGTATGATAGAGGGTCTCTCAAATATTCCGAACTATTCTCCTGACACGATTGCACGCGCTAACAGTATGCTCACCGACCTTTCTGAGTGTCATACGATGCTCAAAGCTATTGATCCTCTCTATATGGGGAAAATTGCTACCAGTGACTCCTATCGGATCGAAAAGATGCTCTTAATCTATCTGGAAACAAACACTCCACCCTCTGAATGGTTCCGTGCTCATCCTCCTCAACCAATCATTACTGAATGTCCCGTATTCGAACTCAAAATCGACAGAGCAATTTTACGTGAACGCATAGCCCTTCGAACACACAAGATGGTTCAAGCAGGACTGATCGATGAAGTAGCAGAGCTGGAACGGCTTTACGGAAGAATTCCCAACAGCATGAAAGCGATCGGTATACTTGAAACGCTGGAATTTTTAGACGGTAAAATTACTAAAGATGAACTGATCGAGTCAATAACAACCCATACAGCGCAACTCGCCAAGCGACAGCAAACCTTTAACGCTAATCAGTTTAGTCTAAGTGGAAGTGGAGAAGCAAACAAGATAAGAACCAATGCGGAGGAAATACTCTTACAATAACCCCAAGGCATCTTTTGCCAGTTTTCCCCATGCAGAGGTTTTATCCGCTTTGATACTTGCGTTAAAGGCATCACGGGCTTCGCGTTTGTGCCCTAATTTTTGTTCGATCGCACCGATAAGGTATTGTTGTCGAGCACGTTTCTCTGTTTCGAGTTTTTGCTTGTTTAAGGTTTTAAGCACCGAAAGTGCCTCGCTGTCTTTCCCTAAATTTTGATAGGACTGGGCAAGTGTAAACTCGATATAAGGACTCTGGGTATAGGTTTTAGTTCTATCCTGCAGAGCACTTACCTTACGCCCATACGTTTGAACCATCCCTTCGTCTTTACGTTTAAGTCCCAAACTGACCATTTGTGTATATCGCTCGATATCTTTAAAATCATTTGGATAGGCACTTTCAACCGATTTTATATGACGAATCATCCCTTCATCATCACCCACTCGTTGGGCTGCATCAAACATGGTTCGATAGATGTCATTCAAAGGGGGATTTTTCTCAACACCCAATAGGGTAATAAGTTCTTCTCCCCCTTTAATCGCCTCTTTATATTCACCGAGTCCAAACTGGGTTTTCACCATACGTGAAAGCCAAATCTGCCGTTCGGCAATCGATTTTGATTTGAGGTGGCTTTGGGCTATTTTTTTTGCAGCGGCGTATTGGGTTGTTTTAAGTTCG encodes:
- the miaA gene encoding tRNA (adenosine(37)-N6)-dimethylallyltransferase MiaA, with amino-acid sequence MNMKQLALIGSTASGKSDLALELALNYNALILSIDSLSIYKEINIASAKPSSEELSLVEHFGIDLLYPYENASVITFIDEYNRIRDKALEDEKNLIIVGGSSFYLKSMIEGLSNIPNYSPDTIARANSMLTDLSECHTMLKAIDPLYMGKIATSDSYRIEKMLLIYLETNTPPSEWFRAHPPQPIITECPVFELKIDRAILRERIALRTHKMVQAGLIDEVAELERLYGRIPNSMKAIGILETLEFLDGKITKDELIESITTHTAQLAKRQQTFNANQFSLSGSGEANKIRTNAEEILLQ